One window of Microcoleus vaginatus PCC 9802 genomic DNA carries:
- a CDS encoding DNA-directed RNA polymerase subunit gamma, with the protein MAKIEQRFDYVKIGLASPERIRQWGERTLPNGQITGEVTKPETINYRTLKPEMDGLFCERIFGPAKDWECHCGKYKRVRHRGIVCERCGVEVTESRVRRHRMGFIKLAAPVAHVWYLKGIPSYMAILLDMPLRDVEQIVYFNAYVVLNPGNAEKLQYKQLLTEDAWLEIEDELYSEDSTLTGVEVGIGAEALQVLLQNIPLESEAEKLREDIANAKGQKRAKLIKRLRVIDNFIATGSQPDWMVLNVIPVIPPDLRPMVQLDGGRFATSDLNDLYRRVINRNNRLARLQEILAPEIIIRNEKRMLQEAVDALIDNGRRGRTVVGANNRPLKSLSDIIEGKQGRFRQNLLGKRVDYSGRSVIVVGPKLKIHQCGLPREMAIELFQPFVIHRLIRQGLVNNIKAAKKLIQRNDPSVWDVLQEVIEGHPVMLNRAPTLHRLGIQAFEPILVDGRAIQLHPLVCPAFNADFDGDQMAVHVPLSLESQAEARLLMLASNNIMSPATGRPIVTPSQDMVLGCYYLTAENPDAQKGAGHYFSNLTDAVVAYEQGVVDLHSYVWVRFQGAIENTEPEGEPLKVERSTDGIVTKEYKFRRVREDGDGKVINQFIRTTPGRIIYHQTIESVINN; encoded by the coding sequence ATGGCTAAAATAGAACAACGCTTTGATTACGTCAAGATCGGGTTAGCTTCACCAGAAAGAATTCGACAGTGGGGAGAGAGAACTTTACCCAACGGTCAGATTACTGGAGAAGTGACAAAACCAGAAACAATAAATTATCGGACGTTAAAACCAGAAATGGATGGCTTGTTTTGCGAGCGCATTTTTGGGCCGGCAAAAGATTGGGAATGTCATTGTGGCAAGTACAAACGAGTTCGCCATAGAGGCATTGTTTGCGAAAGATGCGGTGTTGAAGTCACTGAATCTCGCGTCCGCCGTCACCGGATGGGATTTATCAAATTAGCAGCCCCAGTAGCTCACGTTTGGTATCTCAAAGGCATCCCGAGTTACATGGCAATTTTATTAGATATGCCCCTGCGAGATGTCGAACAAATCGTCTATTTCAATGCCTATGTTGTTCTCAATCCCGGTAATGCCGAAAAACTGCAATACAAGCAATTGCTAACCGAAGATGCTTGGTTGGAAATAGAAGACGAACTTTACAGCGAAGATTCCACGCTGACGGGTGTAGAAGTAGGCATAGGTGCTGAAGCTTTGCAAGTTTTGCTGCAAAACATTCCGCTAGAAAGCGAAGCGGAAAAGTTGCGGGAAGATATTGCCAATGCTAAAGGTCAAAAACGGGCGAAGTTAATTAAACGTTTGCGGGTAATTGACAACTTCATCGCTACGGGATCTCAACCCGATTGGATGGTGCTCAATGTGATTCCGGTGATTCCCCCCGACTTGCGGCCGATGGTGCAGCTAGACGGCGGGCGTTTTGCAACGAGCGACCTCAACGACCTTTACCGGAGAGTAATCAACCGCAACAACCGCTTGGCGAGACTCCAAGAAATTTTGGCGCCGGAGATTATCATCCGCAACGAAAAGCGGATGCTGCAAGAAGCTGTGGATGCGCTGATTGACAACGGCCGCCGGGGCCGGACGGTGGTGGGGGCAAACAACCGCCCGCTGAAGTCGCTGTCGGACATCATTGAAGGGAAACAAGGTCGTTTCCGGCAAAACTTGCTGGGGAAACGGGTTGACTACTCCGGGCGTTCGGTGATTGTGGTGGGGCCGAAACTGAAAATTCATCAGTGCGGTTTGCCGAGGGAAATGGCGATCGAGCTTTTCCAGCCTTTCGTCATCCACCGCTTGATCCGCCAAGGATTGGTCAACAACATCAAAGCTGCCAAAAAACTGATCCAGCGCAACGATCCCAGTGTTTGGGACGTGCTTCAGGAGGTGATTGAAGGACACCCGGTAATGCTAAACCGGGCGCCGACCCTCCACCGTTTGGGGATTCAAGCCTTTGAGCCGATTTTGGTGGACGGGAGGGCAATTCAGCTTCACCCGCTAGTCTGTCCGGCTTTTAACGCTGACTTTGACGGCGACCAAATGGCAGTGCACGTGCCTTTGTCTCTGGAATCTCAGGCGGAAGCGCGCTTGCTGATGCTGGCTTCTAACAACATTATGTCGCCGGCAACCGGAAGACCGATCGTTACTCCTTCTCAAGATATGGTGCTCGGTTGCTATTACTTGACAGCCGAAAATCCTGACGCTCAAAAAGGAGCTGGTCACTATTTTTCCAACCTTACCGACGCGGTTGTAGCTTACGAACAAGGAGTCGTTGACTTGCACTCATACGTGTGGGTGAGGTTTCAAGGCGCCATAGAAAACACAGAACCCGAAGGAGAACCGCTGAAGGTGGAACGCTCTACCGACGGTATCGTGACGAAAGAATACAAGTTCCGCCGGGTTCGGGAAGACGGAGACGGCAAGGTGATCAATCAATTCATTCGCACTACTCCGGGCAGGATTATCTATCACCAAACCATCGAATCGGTCATTAACAATTAG
- a CDS encoding DNA-directed RNA polymerase subunit beta'': MTENKEIVFRNRVVDKGQLKKLISWSFMHYGTARTAQMADKLKDLGFRFATRAGVSISVDDLQVPPSKRSLLDAAEEEIRITEQKYTRGEITEVERFQKVIDTWNSTSEDLKDEVVKNFRATDPLNSVYMMAFSGARGNISQVRQLVGMRGLMADPQGEIIDLPIKTNFREGLTVTEYIISSYGARKGLVDTALRTADSGYLTRRLVDVSQDVIVREVDCGTQRGIRVRPMTDGATVLIPLKDRLLGRVFARDVVHPKTGEIVAYGSEKAVRNQPITEELATEIGNSGVAEVYLRSPLTCESTRSVCQHCYGWSLAHLKMVDMGEAIGIIAAQSIGEPGTQLTMRTFHTGGVFTGEVAKQERAPFPGVVKFKNLRTRSFRTRHGEEALVAENNGKLVFEGDGFEEGKSGAKNQKLKIELAIVQGSTLMVKDGQRAIPGQVLAEVPIVGRAARKTTEKVTTDVASDLAGEAKFADLVPEEKTDRQGNTTRTASKGGLIWILSGEVYNLPPGAEPAVKNGDRIPAESVIAETKLISEHGGVVRIADPREIEIITAQVLLDQAVVRAESAGGRDHYTIETSSKQRFSLKTAPGSKVINGEVVAELLDDSYRTATGGIVKYGGVEVHKRGKAKLGYEVVKGGTLLWIPEECHEVNKDISLLLVEDGQYVEAGTEVVKDIFCQTSGAVEITQKNDILREIVIKPGTLHVVDRPPLTFGEGQIVNAGEEIFPGLVAEELGYAEYIETPEGPALLLRPVVEFPVPDKPPVPSQTALNESISLKAVQRLPYKDGERVKSVEGLELLRTQLILEIGSGAPQLAADIELLPDEEDATAFGADGSGPAWGSPEDASASQELAMAVSDGGDRASKTFRLQLVILESLVIRRDVSADPTQGSTHTRLLVEDGQSIAPGAVVARTEILCKEAGIVRGIREGHGEPVRRLLVMRDADSISISVAGTPDVSPGQLLVAGTEIAPGVVLEESGQVVKVVPASETESAKLLLRVARPYRVSAGAVLHVDDGDLVQRGDNLVILVFERAKTGDIIQGLPRIEELLEGRKPKEACILAKRPGTARVVTDDDVVELAVIEDDGRIEEYPLLPGQNPIVSDGQRVGVAEALTDGPANPHEILEVFFHVLKERQSTFEAALESFQQVQTFLVNEVQSVYQSQGVDISDKHIEVIVRQMTNKVRMEDGGDTTMLPGELVELRQVEQVNEAMSITGGAPADYTPVLLGITKASLNTDSFISAASFQETTRVLTEAAIEGKSDWLRGLKENVIIGRLIPAGTGFNAYEDAGVQDAGFDGAVFDDDIHDLQEDVVLDDRTARRAYTIESGFEIGRPSDLEPDEDFEEVEVDEDEFVAETDDDALGPDVDDDDDIGFDFDEDED, encoded by the coding sequence ATGACAGAAAATAAGGAAATTGTTTTTCGTAATCGAGTTGTTGACAAAGGTCAGCTCAAAAAATTAATCTCTTGGTCCTTCATGCACTACGGAACGGCCCGTACAGCGCAAATGGCCGATAAACTCAAAGACTTGGGTTTCCGCTTTGCGACACGAGCGGGAGTTTCGATTAGCGTAGACGATTTGCAGGTTCCCCCGTCCAAACGATCGCTCCTCGATGCCGCCGAAGAAGAAATCCGCATCACCGAACAAAAATACACCAGAGGCGAAATCACCGAAGTCGAACGCTTCCAAAAAGTAATCGATACCTGGAACAGCACCTCAGAAGACCTCAAAGACGAAGTAGTCAAAAACTTCCGAGCCACAGACCCCCTAAACTCGGTCTACATGATGGCATTCTCCGGGGCGCGGGGAAACATTTCTCAAGTGCGGCAGCTAGTCGGAATGCGCGGATTGATGGCTGACCCCCAAGGAGAAATCATCGACTTGCCAATTAAAACCAACTTCCGCGAAGGACTCACCGTCACCGAATACATTATCTCTTCCTACGGCGCGCGCAAAGGCTTGGTAGATACAGCTTTGCGGACGGCAGACTCGGGTTATCTGACCCGCCGTTTGGTGGACGTATCCCAAGACGTAATTGTGCGGGAAGTGGACTGCGGCACTCAGCGGGGAATTCGAGTACGGCCGATGACGGACGGAGCAACAGTGCTGATTCCCCTCAAGGACAGGCTGCTAGGGCGGGTGTTCGCCAGAGATGTGGTGCACCCCAAAACCGGGGAAATCGTGGCTTACGGCAGCGAAAAAGCCGTCCGAAATCAGCCAATTACCGAGGAGTTGGCGACGGAAATTGGTAATTCTGGGGTGGCAGAGGTGTATTTACGATCGCCCCTGACTTGTGAATCAACCAGATCGGTTTGTCAGCACTGCTATGGCTGGAGTCTCGCCCACTTGAAAATGGTGGACATGGGAGAAGCCATCGGGATTATTGCAGCTCAGTCGATCGGGGAACCGGGAACCCAGCTCACCATGCGTACCTTTCACACCGGCGGCGTATTCACTGGAGAAGTCGCGAAACAAGAACGCGCACCCTTCCCCGGCGTAGTGAAATTCAAGAACTTGCGTACTCGCTCGTTCCGCACCAGACACGGTGAAGAAGCACTGGTGGCAGAAAACAACGGCAAACTTGTATTTGAGGGCGACGGATTTGAAGAAGGGAAATCCGGCGCCAAAAATCAAAAACTGAAAATCGAATTGGCGATCGTCCAGGGTTCTACTCTGATGGTCAAAGACGGACAGCGCGCCATTCCCGGTCAAGTTTTGGCAGAAGTGCCGATCGTCGGTCGCGCCGCCCGCAAAACCACTGAAAAAGTGACTACAGACGTGGCTTCCGACTTAGCCGGAGAAGCCAAATTTGCTGATTTGGTGCCTGAAGAAAAAACCGACCGCCAAGGGAACACAACCCGCACAGCCAGCAAAGGCGGACTGATTTGGATTCTCTCAGGAGAGGTCTACAACTTGCCCCCGGGCGCGGAACCAGCAGTGAAAAATGGCGATCGCATTCCGGCCGAAAGCGTAATTGCCGAAACCAAACTCATCTCTGAACACGGCGGCGTAGTCCGCATCGCTGACCCCAGAGAAATTGAAATTATCACCGCCCAAGTCCTGCTCGACCAAGCAGTCGTGCGGGCAGAAAGCGCAGGCGGCCGCGACCACTACACCATCGAAACCTCTTCTAAGCAGCGGTTTTCCCTCAAGACGGCTCCCGGGAGCAAAGTCATCAACGGGGAAGTGGTGGCGGAACTGCTCGACGACAGCTACCGCACAGCTACAGGGGGCATTGTCAAGTACGGGGGGGTGGAAGTCCACAAGCGCGGCAAAGCTAAACTTGGCTACGAAGTCGTTAAAGGCGGCACTCTGCTCTGGATACCGGAAGAGTGCCACGAGGTAAATAAAGATATTTCATTGCTGCTGGTGGAAGATGGTCAGTACGTTGAGGCCGGTACAGAAGTCGTTAAGGATATTTTCTGCCAAACCAGCGGGGCAGTGGAAATCACTCAGAAAAATGACATCCTCCGGGAAATTGTGATCAAACCGGGCACACTCCATGTAGTTGACCGCCCGCCACTAACATTTGGGGAAGGTCAAATCGTCAACGCCGGTGAAGAAATTTTCCCAGGCTTGGTTGCCGAAGAGTTGGGCTATGCGGAGTATATCGAAACTCCCGAGGGCCCGGCTTTGCTGCTGCGCCCTGTGGTGGAGTTTCCGGTGCCGGATAAGCCACCTGTGCCTTCTCAGACGGCGCTGAATGAGTCGATCTCTTTGAAAGCAGTGCAGCGACTGCCTTATAAGGATGGGGAGCGCGTCAAATCTGTGGAGGGATTGGAACTGCTGCGGACTCAGCTTATCTTGGAAATTGGTTCGGGAGCTCCGCAACTGGCGGCGGATATCGAGCTGCTGCCGGATGAGGAGGATGCTACGGCTTTTGGGGCGGACGGTTCGGGACCTGCTTGGGGCTCGCCTGAAGACGCTAGTGCGTCGCAAGAGTTGGCGATGGCTGTGAGCGATGGGGGCGATCGAGCTTCAAAGACTTTCCGCTTGCAGTTAGTGATTTTGGAATCGCTGGTGATTCGGCGGGATGTGTCTGCCGATCCGACTCAGGGCAGCACTCACACGCGGCTGTTGGTCGAAGATGGGCAGTCGATCGCGCCCGGGGCAGTAGTCGCCCGCACGGAGATTCTCTGCAAAGAAGCGGGTATTGTTCGGGGCATCCGTGAGGGGCATGGCGAACCAGTGCGCCGACTGTTGGTGATGCGAGATGCGGATTCTATTTCGATCTCTGTGGCGGGTACGCCGGATGTGAGTCCGGGTCAACTGCTGGTGGCTGGTACCGAAATAGCTCCGGGGGTTGTTCTCGAAGAGTCCGGTCAAGTTGTGAAGGTTGTACCTGCGTCGGAGACAGAATCGGCGAAACTCTTGCTCAGGGTGGCTCGTCCTTACCGGGTTTCGGCCGGTGCTGTGCTGCACGTAGACGACGGCGACTTGGTGCAGCGGGGTGACAATTTGGTGATTCTGGTGTTTGAGCGGGCAAAGACTGGGGATATCATTCAGGGTTTGCCACGGATTGAGGAACTTCTGGAAGGGCGGAAGCCGAAGGAAGCTTGTATTTTAGCCAAGCGACCGGGGACGGCTCGCGTGGTTACAGATGACGATGTTGTGGAACTTGCGGTGATTGAGGATGATGGCCGGATTGAGGAGTATCCTTTGTTGCCTGGTCAAAACCCGATCGTTTCCGACGGACAGCGCGTAGGCGTCGCCGAAGCTTTGACCGACGGGCCTGCTAATCCTCACGAAATTCTGGAGGTGTTCTTCCATGTGCTCAAGGAGCGGCAGTCTACTTTTGAGGCTGCCTTGGAGAGTTTCCAACAGGTGCAGACGTTTTTGGTGAATGAGGTGCAGTCGGTTTATCAGTCTCAGGGCGTGGATATTTCTGATAAGCACATCGAGGTCATCGTCCGCCAGATGACCAACAAAGTCAGGATGGAAGATGGTGGGGATACTACTATGCTCCCGGGCGAGTTGGTAGAATTGCGGCAGGTTGAGCAGGTTAATGAGGCGATGTCAATTACTGGTGGAGCGCCGGCGGATTATACTCCGGTGTTGCTGGGGATTACTAAGGCTTCGCTGAATACCGATAGCTTTATTTCCGCTGCTTCGTTCCAGGAGACTACGCGGGTGTTGACTGAGGCTGCGATCGAAGGTAAGTCTGACTGGCTGCGGGGGCTGAAGGAAAATGTGATTATCGGCCGCCTGATTCCTGCGGGTACTGGGTTCAATGCCTATGAGGATGCTGGCGTCCAGGATGCGGGTTTTGATGGTGCTGTGTTTGATGACGACATCCACGATTTACAGGAGGATGTGGTTTTGGATGATCGCACTGCGCGCCGCGCTTATACGATCGAGAGCGGTTTTGAGATCGGGCGCCCGTCTGATCTTGAGCCTGATGAGGATTTTGAGGAAGTTGAGGTTGATGAGGACGAGTTTGTCGCTGAGACTGATGATGATGCCTTGGGACCTGATGTTGACGATGATGATGATATCGGTTTTGACTTCGATGAGGACGAAGACTAA
- a CDS encoding response regulator gives MKTVLIVEDDLVNARVFSKILTKRGGLAVKHTENVEEVMQIAANGEADLILMDVSLSRSVYQGKSVDGIKITQLLKADPQTASLPIILVTAHAMAGDKETFLDQSGADGYISKPVVDHQEFVNQIKALLPD, from the coding sequence ATGAAAACCGTTCTGATTGTAGAGGACGATTTGGTTAATGCTCGGGTTTTTTCCAAAATTCTGACTAAGCGGGGGGGCTTAGCCGTCAAGCACACGGAAAATGTTGAAGAGGTGATGCAGATTGCTGCCAACGGCGAAGCTGATTTGATTTTAATGGATGTGTCTCTTTCGCGCAGCGTGTACCAGGGCAAATCTGTTGACGGCATTAAGATTACTCAACTGCTTAAAGCTGACCCGCAAACTGCCTCGCTGCCAATTATTTTGGTGACTGCTCACGCGATGGCTGGTGATAAAGAAACATTTCTCGATCAAAGCGGTGCCGACGGTTACATCTCTAAACCTGTGGTAGACCATCAAGAGTTTGTTAATCAAATCAAGGCTTTGCTGCCTGATTGA